In Papaver somniferum cultivar HN1 chromosome 1, ASM357369v1, whole genome shotgun sequence, a genomic segment contains:
- the LOC113350922 gene encoding uncharacterized protein LOC113350922 yields MLNETVTCHSPPMRNDAAENNGTLLRSAGCVESRLLKFKDVGTTTSSLCWTAGASTMVSDQELEPIRIWILTCRYFLTVGIFPGSWWAHHELGWGGWWFQDPVENASFMPRVLATACIHSVILPLLNSWTLLLNIVTLLSCVLGTSSIRSGLLASVHSFATDDTRGLFLWRFFLLMTVISIILFSHMKQQASFHKTYQKEMVVARARGGR; encoded by the coding sequence ATGTTGAATGAGACTGTGACATGTCACTCGCCGCCAATGCGGAATGATGCCGCCGAAAATAATGGAACCTTGCTTCGCTCTGCTGGATGCGTCGAATCCCGACTCCTGAAATTCAAAGATGTAGGCACCACTACTTCGTCTCTTTGTTGGACCGCCGGCGCGAGCACAATGGTTTCTGACCAGGAACTGGAACCTATTCGAATTTGGATCTTGACATGTCGGTACTTTTTAACCGTAGGCATCTTTCCAGGAAGTTGGTGGGCTCATCATGAATTAGGTTGGGGTGGCTGGTGGTTTCAGGATCCCGTAGAAAATGCTTCTTTTATGCCTCGGGTATTAGCCACAGCTTGTATTCATTCAGTCATTCTACCACTTCTGAATTCTTGGACCTTGCTTCTGAATATTGTCACTCTTCTATCTTGTGTCTTAGGAACCTCTTCAATACGGTCCGGGTTGCTAGCTTCCGTTCATAGTTTTGCGACAGATGATACACGAGGACTCTTTCTCTGGCGCTTCTTCCTTCTAATGACCGTCATATCTATTATTCTTTTCTCCCATATGAAGCAGCAGGCATCATTCCATAAAACCTATCAAAAAGAGATGGTTGTGGCGCGAGCACGAGGCGGTAGATAA